In a single window of the Blastopirellula marina genome:
- a CDS encoding YqjF family protein produces MIDRIVPTRRPSGRIRGYQQWRSLLFLHWPVPVATLRRLVPDSLEIDTYDGVAYIGVVPFSMFGVRPGWWPEAWAFNFLETNVRTYVVRDGKPGVYFFSLDAANGLAVWAARQFWGLPYFHAKMSLEASSDEVRYQTVRRQGGAKHRVRYRIGEALPPSDPDSLEFFFLERYLLFVERKGKLFSGQVHHTPYPAHTAELLEIEDSLLAAAGIDDYAQTPSFAHYSPGVNVEIYDLQQIF; encoded by the coding sequence ATGATTGACCGCATCGTACCGACAAGACGGCCGTCCGGCCGCATTCGTGGCTACCAGCAGTGGCGTTCCCTCTTGTTTTTGCACTGGCCAGTACCGGTCGCTACGCTTCGCCGTTTGGTTCCCGACTCGCTCGAGATCGATACTTACGACGGTGTGGCCTACATCGGAGTGGTTCCCTTCTCGATGTTTGGCGTTCGCCCCGGCTGGTGGCCGGAGGCCTGGGCGTTCAACTTCCTGGAAACCAATGTCCGAACTTATGTCGTGCGAGACGGGAAACCGGGGGTCTATTTCTTTTCGCTCGACGCGGCAAACGGGTTAGCCGTATGGGCCGCTCGCCAGTTCTGGGGTTTGCCGTACTTCCATGCCAAGATGAGCCTCGAAGCGTCTTCCGACGAAGTTCGCTATCAAACGGTTCGTCGGCAAGGTGGGGCCAAGCATCGTGTTCGATATCGGATCGGCGAAGCGCTTCCGCCGTCTGATCCAGACTCGCTGGAGTTCTTTTTCCTCGAGCGTTACCTCCTGTTCGTCGAACGAAAAGGAAAACTCTTCTCAGGCCAGGTCCATCACACCCCTTACCCTGCCCACACCGCAGAGTTATTGGAAATCGAGGACTCGCTTCTAGCAGCGGCAGGAATAGACGATTACGCGCAAACTCCGTCGTTTGCTCACTACTCCCCAGGAGTAAATGTCGAGATTTACGATCTCCAACAAATTTTTTGA